A genomic stretch from Setaria italica strain Yugu1 chromosome VII, Setaria_italica_v2.0, whole genome shotgun sequence includes:
- the LOC101786919 gene encoding probable LRR receptor-like serine/threonine-protein kinase At1g56140 isoform X8: MRLHVPEQHRLPHHQAENVRIESGRSYTRRAEEPHALDQFESCNECIIWICSKGAWEACESHSAGHKHKQLKWIPSSRTGYIDSSGLSGPLPPSFSKLTSLKTLWASDNDFTGQIPDYIGSLSNLSDLRFQGNSFQGPLPTTLSNLVQLTSLRIGDIVNGSSSLAFISNMTSLNTLVLRNCRISDNLASVNFSQFAKLSLLDLSFNNITGQVPQALLNLNILSFLFLGNNSLSGSLPSSIGTSLKNLDFSYNQLSGNFPSWVSPNLTLNLVANNFVVSNSNNSVLLPSGLECLQRDTPCFLGSPQTTSFAVDCGSSSSMSGSDGSVYLPDDANLGPASYYVTGAPTWGVSNVGRFMEAFERDYIIQSSNASYTVYTSTRLFRNTPDSELFQRARMSPSSLRYFGIGLENGNYVVTLQFAEISFEDSRTWQSLGKRVFDIYIQGERKEQNFDIRKEARGSYAAVQKQYIIPVTRNFLEIHLFWAGKGTCCIPTQGHYGPLISALSVTPAPNAARKRSKNKTGAIVGAAVGAVVVGLIVLTGLYVRRQKSRKLSLEQQDLYNTVGRPNLFTYSYGELKTASENFNSSNFLGEGGYGSVYKGKLSDGSVVAVKLLSETSRQGKKQFITEIETISQVQHRNLVKLYGCCLEGNNPLLVYEYLDNGSLDKALFGNGRLNLDWPTRFEICLGIARGLAYLHEESSIRVVHRDIKASNVLLDANLNSKISDFGLAKLYDDKNTHISTKVAGTFGYLAPEYAMRGHMSEKVDVFAFGVVILETIAGRPNYDGRLGEDKAYLLEWVLLLWTLLWAEPTGGAASRRQQQLRHVRRLICWIRWQEVWQLYEDDHPLDVTDPRLTEFNSEEVLRAIRVGLLCIQSSPRQRPPMSRVVSMLVGDIEVPEAVTKPSYVIEWQSNAMGTSSSEPGAEAMSLSSVIDEGR; the protein is encoded by the exons ATGCGACTGCACGTACCAGAACAACACCGTCTGCCACATCACCAGGCT GAAAATGTACGCATTGAATCTGGCAGGTCCTATACCAGAAGAGCTGAGGAACCTCACGCACTTGACCAGTTT GAGTCTTGCAATGAATGCATTATCTGGATCTGTTCCAAAGGAGCTTGGGAAGCTTGTGAATCTCATAGCGCT GGGCATAAGCATAAACAACTTAAATGGATCCCTTCCTCCCGAACTGG ATATATTGACAGCTCTGGCTTAAGTGGTCCACTACCACCATCATTTTCTAAGCTTACAAGCCTGAAAACATT GTGGGCATCAGATAATGATTTTACTGGGCAAATACCAGATTACATTGGGAGCCTCAGTAATTTATCAGATCT ACGGTTTCAAGGCAATTCATTTCAAGGTCCACTTCCAACCACTCTTTCTAATCTTGTCCAACTGACAAGCTT ACGAATAGGTGACATAGTAAATGGAAGTTCTTCACTGGCATTCATCAGTAACATGACATCTTTAAACACCTT AGTTTTGAGGAACTGCAGGATATCTGATAACCTGGCATCAGTAAACTTTTCACAGTTTGCAAAATTAAGCCTACT GGATTTGAGTTTTAACAATATCACTGGCCAAGTACCACAAGCTCTGCTGAATCTGAATATACTCAGCTTCTT GTTTCTCGGGAATAATAGTCTTTCAGGAAGCCTTCCAAGTTCTATAGGAACTTCTCTTAAAAACTT AGACTTTTCCTACAACCAGCTATCAGGAAACTTTCCCTCCTGGGTTAGTCCGAATTTGACATT GAATTTGGTGGCAAACAATTTCGTGGTCAGCAACTCCAATAACAG TGTCTTATTACCTTCGGGGCTGGAGTGCCTTCAGCGAGACACACCCTGCTTTCTTGGCTCTCCACAAA CTACCTCCTTTGCTGTGGACTGCGGGAGCAGTAGTTCAATGTCAGGATCAGATGGTTCCGTGTATCTGCCTGATGATGCCAATCTTGGACCTGCATCCTATTATGTTACAGGAGCACCAACATGGGGTGTTAGCAATGTTGGGAGGTTCATGGAGGCATTTGAAAGAGATTACATAATACAAAGCTCAAATGCAAGTTACACAGTATACACCTCAACACGCCTGTTTCGGAATACCCCAGATTCAGAACTGTTCCAGAGAGCAAGGATGTCGCCTTCGTCTTTAAGATACTTTGGCATTGGACTTGAGAACGGAAACTATGTAGTAACGCTTCAATTTGCAGAGATTAGCTTTGAGGACTCACGGACTTGGCAAAGTTTAGGTAAAAGAGTTTTTGATATCTATATACAG GGTGAGCGGAAGGAGCAGAACTTTGACATAAGAAAGGAAGCAAGAGGATCTTACGCTGCTGTCCAGAAGCAATATATTATTCCTGTCACTAGAAACTTCCTTGAAATTCATCTGTTCTGGGCTGGCAAGGGCACTTGTTGCATCCCTACTCAAGGCCACTACGGGCCTTTAATCTCAGCTTTGAGTGTAACTCCAG CACCTAATGCTGCTCGGAAGAGAAGTAAGAATAAAACAGGTGCAATTGTTGGAGCTGCGGTTGGTGCAGTAGTTGTAGGACTAATAGTGCTCACTGGACTGTATGTCCGGAGGCAGAAAAGTAGAAAACTGTCTTTGGAGCAACAAG ACCTGTACAATACTGTTGGAAGACCTAATTTATTCACTTACAGTTATGGTGAACTAAAGACCGCTAGTGAAAATTTTAATTCCAGTAACTTTCTCGGCGAAGGAGGGTATGGGTCAGTTTATAAG GGTAAATTATCCGATGGAAGTGTAGTGGCAGTAAAACTACTATCTGAAACATCCCGTCAGGGGAAGAAGCAATTCATAACAGAAATAGAAACTATTTCTCAAGTGCAACACCGTAATCTCGTGAAGTTGTATGGTTGCTGCCTTGAAGGCAATAACCCATTGTTGGTTTACGAGTATCTAGACAACGGAAGCCTTGATAAAGCATTGTTCG GAAATGGGAGATTGAACCTGGACTGGCCAACACGCTTTGAGATATGTTTGGGCATTGCAAGAGGCCTGGCTTACCTCCATGAAGAGTCTAGCATCCGTGTTGTGCATAGGGATATAAAGGCTAGTAATGTCTTACTTGATGCCAATCTTAATTCTAAGATATCTGATTTTGGTCTCGCCAAACTTTATGATGACAAGAACACGCATATCAGCACAAAAGTTGCTGGTACATT TGGATATCTTGCACCTGAGTACGCCATGAGAGGTCATATGAGTGAGAAAGTTGATGTGTTTGCTTTTGGTGTGGTCATATTGGAGACTATAGCTGGAAGGCCAAACTATGATGGTAGGCTTGGTGAAGACAAAGCATATCTTTTAGAATGG GTATTATTGTTGTGGACGCTTTTGTGGGCTGAACCTACAGGCGGCGCAGCAAGCCGGCGCCAGCAACAGCTCCGGCATGTTAGGCGCCTGATTTGTTGGATAAGATGGCAGGAG GTCTGGCAACTTTACGAGGACGACCATCCTCTGGACGTCACAGACCCTAGGCTCACAGAATTCAACAGCGAAGAGGTGCTCCGTGCCATCCGCGTTGGCCTCCTCTGCATCCAAAGCTCACCTCGGCAGCGCCCGCCCATGTCGAGGGTGGTGTCGATGCTCGTCGGGGACATTGAGGTGCCCGAGGCGGTTACTAAGCCCAGTTACGTCATCGAGTGGCAGAGCAACGCCATGGGGACGTCGAGCTCGGAGCCGGGGGCGGAGGCCATGTCCCTGAGCTCCGTCATCGATGAAGGCCGGTGA
- the LOC101786919 gene encoding probable LRR receptor-like serine/threonine-protein kinase At1g56140 isoform X9 has translation MRLHVPEQHRLPHHQAENVRIESGRSYTRRAEEPHALDQFGHKHKQLKWIPSSRTGYIDSSGLSGPLPPSFSKLTSLKTLWASDNDFTGQIPDYIGSLSNLSDLRFQGNSFQGPLPTTLSNLVQLTSLRIGDIVNGSSSLAFISNMTSLNTLVLRNCRISDNLASVNFSQFAKLSLLDLSFNNITGQVPQALLNLNILSFLFLGNNSLSGSLPSSIGTSLKNLDFSYNQLSGNFPSWVSPNLTLNLVANNFVVSNSNNSVLLPSGLECLQRDTPCFLGSPQTTSFAVDCGSSSSMSGSDGSVYLPDDANLGPASYYVTGAPTWGVSNVGRFMEAFERDYIIQSSNASYTVYTSTRLFRNTPDSELFQRARMSPSSLRYFGIGLENGNYVVTLQFAEISFEDSRTWQSLGKRVFDIYIQGERKEQNFDIRKEARGSYAAVQKQYIIPVTRNFLEIHLFWAGKGTCCIPTQGHYGPLISALSVTPAPNAARKRSKNKTGAIVGAAVGAVVVGLIVLTGLYVRRQKSRKLSLEQQDLYNTVGRPNLFTYSYGELKTASENFNSSNFLGEGGYGSVYKGKLSDGSVVAVKLLSETSRQGKKQFITEIETISQVQHRNLVKLYGCCLEGNNPLLVYEYLDNGSLDKALFGNGRLNLDWPTRFEICLGIARGLAYLHEESSIRVVHRDIKASNVLLDANLNSKISDFGLAKLYDDKNTHISTKVAGTFGYLAPEYAMRGHMSEKVDVFAFGVVILETIAGRPNYDGRLGEDKAYLLEWVLLLWTLLWAEPTGGAASRRQQQLRHVRRLICWIRWQEVWQLYEDDHPLDVTDPRLTEFNSEEVLRAIRVGLLCIQSSPRQRPPMSRVVSMLVGDIEVPEAVTKPSYVIEWQSNAMGTSSSEPGAEAMSLSSVIDEGR, from the exons ATGCGACTGCACGTACCAGAACAACACCGTCTGCCACATCACCAGGCT GAAAATGTACGCATTGAATCTGGCAGGTCCTATACCAGAAGAGCTGAGGAACCTCACGCACTTGACCAGTTT GGGCATAAGCATAAACAACTTAAATGGATCCCTTCCTCCCGAACTGG ATATATTGACAGCTCTGGCTTAAGTGGTCCACTACCACCATCATTTTCTAAGCTTACAAGCCTGAAAACATT GTGGGCATCAGATAATGATTTTACTGGGCAAATACCAGATTACATTGGGAGCCTCAGTAATTTATCAGATCT ACGGTTTCAAGGCAATTCATTTCAAGGTCCACTTCCAACCACTCTTTCTAATCTTGTCCAACTGACAAGCTT ACGAATAGGTGACATAGTAAATGGAAGTTCTTCACTGGCATTCATCAGTAACATGACATCTTTAAACACCTT AGTTTTGAGGAACTGCAGGATATCTGATAACCTGGCATCAGTAAACTTTTCACAGTTTGCAAAATTAAGCCTACT GGATTTGAGTTTTAACAATATCACTGGCCAAGTACCACAAGCTCTGCTGAATCTGAATATACTCAGCTTCTT GTTTCTCGGGAATAATAGTCTTTCAGGAAGCCTTCCAAGTTCTATAGGAACTTCTCTTAAAAACTT AGACTTTTCCTACAACCAGCTATCAGGAAACTTTCCCTCCTGGGTTAGTCCGAATTTGACATT GAATTTGGTGGCAAACAATTTCGTGGTCAGCAACTCCAATAACAG TGTCTTATTACCTTCGGGGCTGGAGTGCCTTCAGCGAGACACACCCTGCTTTCTTGGCTCTCCACAAA CTACCTCCTTTGCTGTGGACTGCGGGAGCAGTAGTTCAATGTCAGGATCAGATGGTTCCGTGTATCTGCCTGATGATGCCAATCTTGGACCTGCATCCTATTATGTTACAGGAGCACCAACATGGGGTGTTAGCAATGTTGGGAGGTTCATGGAGGCATTTGAAAGAGATTACATAATACAAAGCTCAAATGCAAGTTACACAGTATACACCTCAACACGCCTGTTTCGGAATACCCCAGATTCAGAACTGTTCCAGAGAGCAAGGATGTCGCCTTCGTCTTTAAGATACTTTGGCATTGGACTTGAGAACGGAAACTATGTAGTAACGCTTCAATTTGCAGAGATTAGCTTTGAGGACTCACGGACTTGGCAAAGTTTAGGTAAAAGAGTTTTTGATATCTATATACAG GGTGAGCGGAAGGAGCAGAACTTTGACATAAGAAAGGAAGCAAGAGGATCTTACGCTGCTGTCCAGAAGCAATATATTATTCCTGTCACTAGAAACTTCCTTGAAATTCATCTGTTCTGGGCTGGCAAGGGCACTTGTTGCATCCCTACTCAAGGCCACTACGGGCCTTTAATCTCAGCTTTGAGTGTAACTCCAG CACCTAATGCTGCTCGGAAGAGAAGTAAGAATAAAACAGGTGCAATTGTTGGAGCTGCGGTTGGTGCAGTAGTTGTAGGACTAATAGTGCTCACTGGACTGTATGTCCGGAGGCAGAAAAGTAGAAAACTGTCTTTGGAGCAACAAG ACCTGTACAATACTGTTGGAAGACCTAATTTATTCACTTACAGTTATGGTGAACTAAAGACCGCTAGTGAAAATTTTAATTCCAGTAACTTTCTCGGCGAAGGAGGGTATGGGTCAGTTTATAAG GGTAAATTATCCGATGGAAGTGTAGTGGCAGTAAAACTACTATCTGAAACATCCCGTCAGGGGAAGAAGCAATTCATAACAGAAATAGAAACTATTTCTCAAGTGCAACACCGTAATCTCGTGAAGTTGTATGGTTGCTGCCTTGAAGGCAATAACCCATTGTTGGTTTACGAGTATCTAGACAACGGAAGCCTTGATAAAGCATTGTTCG GAAATGGGAGATTGAACCTGGACTGGCCAACACGCTTTGAGATATGTTTGGGCATTGCAAGAGGCCTGGCTTACCTCCATGAAGAGTCTAGCATCCGTGTTGTGCATAGGGATATAAAGGCTAGTAATGTCTTACTTGATGCCAATCTTAATTCTAAGATATCTGATTTTGGTCTCGCCAAACTTTATGATGACAAGAACACGCATATCAGCACAAAAGTTGCTGGTACATT TGGATATCTTGCACCTGAGTACGCCATGAGAGGTCATATGAGTGAGAAAGTTGATGTGTTTGCTTTTGGTGTGGTCATATTGGAGACTATAGCTGGAAGGCCAAACTATGATGGTAGGCTTGGTGAAGACAAAGCATATCTTTTAGAATGG GTATTATTGTTGTGGACGCTTTTGTGGGCTGAACCTACAGGCGGCGCAGCAAGCCGGCGCCAGCAACAGCTCCGGCATGTTAGGCGCCTGATTTGTTGGATAAGATGGCAGGAG GTCTGGCAACTTTACGAGGACGACCATCCTCTGGACGTCACAGACCCTAGGCTCACAGAATTCAACAGCGAAGAGGTGCTCCGTGCCATCCGCGTTGGCCTCCTCTGCATCCAAAGCTCACCTCGGCAGCGCCCGCCCATGTCGAGGGTGGTGTCGATGCTCGTCGGGGACATTGAGGTGCCCGAGGCGGTTACTAAGCCCAGTTACGTCATCGAGTGGCAGAGCAACGCCATGGGGACGTCGAGCTCGGAGCCGGGGGCGGAGGCCATGTCCCTGAGCTCCGTCATCGATGAAGGCCGGTGA
- the LOC101786919 gene encoding probable LRR receptor-like serine/threonine-protein kinase At1g56140 isoform X3, protein MRRPGPSSSCRHGSAALPTLLLLLLLLAASAQAQQARTRTDPVEDVQTSGPVGSGTSLARHGNFLPRIICPARQADALKGVFDKLGSRLWPSWFSGVDPCAGAATDDTDVDNDPKMNPGIKCDCTYQNNTVCHITRLKMYALNLAGPIPEELRNLTHLTSLSLAMNALSGSVPKELGKLVNLIALGISINNLNGSLPPELGNMVKLEQLYIDSSGLSGPLPPSFSKLTSLKTLWASDNDFTGQIPDYIGSLSNLSDLRFQGNSFQGPLPTTLSNLVQLTSLRIGDIVNGSSSLAFISNMTSLNTLVLRNCRISDNLASVNFSQFAKLSLLDLSFNNITGQVPQALLNLNILSFLFLGNNSLSGSLPSSIGTSLKNLDFSYNQLSGNFPSWVSPNLTLNLVANNFVVSNSNNSVLLPSGLECLQRDTPCFLGSPQTTSFAVDCGSSSSMSGSDGSVYLPDDANLGPASYYVTGAPTWGVSNVGRFMEAFERDYIIQSSNASYTVYTSTRLFRNTPDSELFQRARMSPSSLRYFGIGLENGNYVVTLQFAEISFEDSRTWQSLGKRVFDIYIQGERKEQNFDIRKEARGSYAAVQKQYIIPVTRNFLEIHLFWAGKGTCCIPTQGHYGPLISALSVTPAPNAARKRSKNKTGAIVGAAVGAVVVGLIVLTGLYVRRQKSRKLSLEQQDLYNTVGRPNLFTYSYGELKTASENFNSSNFLGEGGYGSVYKGKLSDGSVVAVKLLSETSRQGKKQFITEIETISQVQHRNLVKLYGCCLEGNNPLLVYEYLDNGSLDKALFGNGRLNLDWPTRFEICLGIARGLAYLHEESSIRVVHRDIKASNVLLDANLNSKISDFGLAKLYDDKNTHISTKVAGTFGYLAPEYAMRGHMSEKVDVFAFGVVILETIAGRPNYDGRLGEDKAYLLEWVLLLWTLLWAEPTGGAASRRQQQLRHVRRLICWIRWQEVWQLYEDDHPLDVTDPRLTEFNSEEVLRAIRVGLLCIQSSPRQRPPMSRVVSMLVGDIEVPEAVTKPSYVIEWQSNAMGTSSSEPGAEAMSLSSVIDEGR, encoded by the exons ATGAGGAGGCCTGGACCCAGCAGTTCGTGCCGCCATGGCTCTGCTGCGCTCCCgacgttgctgctgctgctgcttcttctagCTGCATCTGCGCAAGCTCAGCAAGCGAGGACAAGGACCGATCCGGTTGAAG ATGTCCAAACGAGCGGTCCAGTAGGGTCCGGCACGAGCCTGGCAAGGCACGGTAATTTTCTTCCAAGAATCATCTGCCCGGCAAGGCAAG CGGATGCGCTGAAGGGGGTGTTTGACAAACTCGGGAGCAGACTGTGGCCATCTTGGTTCAGCGGCGTCGACCCTTGCGCCGGCGCGGCCACGGACGACACCGACGTCGACAATGACCCAAAAATGAACCCGGGAATCAAATGCGACTGCACGTACCAGAACAACACCGTCTGCCACATCACCAGGCT GAAAATGTACGCATTGAATCTGGCAGGTCCTATACCAGAAGAGCTGAGGAACCTCACGCACTTGACCAGTTT GAGTCTTGCAATGAATGCATTATCTGGATCTGTTCCAAAGGAGCTTGGGAAGCTTGTGAATCTCATAGCGCT GGGCATAAGCATAAACAACTTAAATGGATCCCTTCCTCCCGAACTGGGTAACATGGTTAAACTTGAGCAACT ATATATTGACAGCTCTGGCTTAAGTGGTCCACTACCACCATCATTTTCTAAGCTTACAAGCCTGAAAACATT GTGGGCATCAGATAATGATTTTACTGGGCAAATACCAGATTACATTGGGAGCCTCAGTAATTTATCAGATCT ACGGTTTCAAGGCAATTCATTTCAAGGTCCACTTCCAACCACTCTTTCTAATCTTGTCCAACTGACAAGCTT ACGAATAGGTGACATAGTAAATGGAAGTTCTTCACTGGCATTCATCAGTAACATGACATCTTTAAACACCTT AGTTTTGAGGAACTGCAGGATATCTGATAACCTGGCATCAGTAAACTTTTCACAGTTTGCAAAATTAAGCCTACT GGATTTGAGTTTTAACAATATCACTGGCCAAGTACCACAAGCTCTGCTGAATCTGAATATACTCAGCTTCTT GTTTCTCGGGAATAATAGTCTTTCAGGAAGCCTTCCAAGTTCTATAGGAACTTCTCTTAAAAACTT AGACTTTTCCTACAACCAGCTATCAGGAAACTTTCCCTCCTGGGTTAGTCCGAATTTGACATT GAATTTGGTGGCAAACAATTTCGTGGTCAGCAACTCCAATAACAG TGTCTTATTACCTTCGGGGCTGGAGTGCCTTCAGCGAGACACACCCTGCTTTCTTGGCTCTCCACAAA CTACCTCCTTTGCTGTGGACTGCGGGAGCAGTAGTTCAATGTCAGGATCAGATGGTTCCGTGTATCTGCCTGATGATGCCAATCTTGGACCTGCATCCTATTATGTTACAGGAGCACCAACATGGGGTGTTAGCAATGTTGGGAGGTTCATGGAGGCATTTGAAAGAGATTACATAATACAAAGCTCAAATGCAAGTTACACAGTATACACCTCAACACGCCTGTTTCGGAATACCCCAGATTCAGAACTGTTCCAGAGAGCAAGGATGTCGCCTTCGTCTTTAAGATACTTTGGCATTGGACTTGAGAACGGAAACTATGTAGTAACGCTTCAATTTGCAGAGATTAGCTTTGAGGACTCACGGACTTGGCAAAGTTTAGGTAAAAGAGTTTTTGATATCTATATACAG GGTGAGCGGAAGGAGCAGAACTTTGACATAAGAAAGGAAGCAAGAGGATCTTACGCTGCTGTCCAGAAGCAATATATTATTCCTGTCACTAGAAACTTCCTTGAAATTCATCTGTTCTGGGCTGGCAAGGGCACTTGTTGCATCCCTACTCAAGGCCACTACGGGCCTTTAATCTCAGCTTTGAGTGTAACTCCAG CACCTAATGCTGCTCGGAAGAGAAGTAAGAATAAAACAGGTGCAATTGTTGGAGCTGCGGTTGGTGCAGTAGTTGTAGGACTAATAGTGCTCACTGGACTGTATGTCCGGAGGCAGAAAAGTAGAAAACTGTCTTTGGAGCAACAAG ACCTGTACAATACTGTTGGAAGACCTAATTTATTCACTTACAGTTATGGTGAACTAAAGACCGCTAGTGAAAATTTTAATTCCAGTAACTTTCTCGGCGAAGGAGGGTATGGGTCAGTTTATAAG GGTAAATTATCCGATGGAAGTGTAGTGGCAGTAAAACTACTATCTGAAACATCCCGTCAGGGGAAGAAGCAATTCATAACAGAAATAGAAACTATTTCTCAAGTGCAACACCGTAATCTCGTGAAGTTGTATGGTTGCTGCCTTGAAGGCAATAACCCATTGTTGGTTTACGAGTATCTAGACAACGGAAGCCTTGATAAAGCATTGTTCG GAAATGGGAGATTGAACCTGGACTGGCCAACACGCTTTGAGATATGTTTGGGCATTGCAAGAGGCCTGGCTTACCTCCATGAAGAGTCTAGCATCCGTGTTGTGCATAGGGATATAAAGGCTAGTAATGTCTTACTTGATGCCAATCTTAATTCTAAGATATCTGATTTTGGTCTCGCCAAACTTTATGATGACAAGAACACGCATATCAGCACAAAAGTTGCTGGTACATT TGGATATCTTGCACCTGAGTACGCCATGAGAGGTCATATGAGTGAGAAAGTTGATGTGTTTGCTTTTGGTGTGGTCATATTGGAGACTATAGCTGGAAGGCCAAACTATGATGGTAGGCTTGGTGAAGACAAAGCATATCTTTTAGAATGG GTATTATTGTTGTGGACGCTTTTGTGGGCTGAACCTACAGGCGGCGCAGCAAGCCGGCGCCAGCAACAGCTCCGGCATGTTAGGCGCCTGATTTGTTGGATAAGATGGCAGGAG GTCTGGCAACTTTACGAGGACGACCATCCTCTGGACGTCACAGACCCTAGGCTCACAGAATTCAACAGCGAAGAGGTGCTCCGTGCCATCCGCGTTGGCCTCCTCTGCATCCAAAGCTCACCTCGGCAGCGCCCGCCCATGTCGAGGGTGGTGTCGATGCTCGTCGGGGACATTGAGGTGCCCGAGGCGGTTACTAAGCCCAGTTACGTCATCGAGTGGCAGAGCAACGCCATGGGGACGTCGAGCTCGGAGCCGGGGGCGGAGGCCATGTCCCTGAGCTCCGTCATCGATGAAGGCCGGTGA